In one Arcobacter lacus genomic region, the following are encoded:
- the miaB gene encoding tRNA (N6-isopentenyl adenosine(37)-C2)-methylthiotransferase MiaB — translation MSSNKKLFIQTLGCQMNDTDSQHIQAELEKHKGYVATQNIEDADLIIINTCSVREKPVQKLFSEIGQFNKKKKEGAKIGVCGCTASHLGQDIIKRAPYVDFVVGARNISKIKDVVDVKGAVEVSIDNDESTYEFSTAKTNKYRASVNISVGCDKKCTYCIVPSTRGEEISIPPEMIVEQVRKSVEQGAVEVMLLGQNVNSYGRRFSDKREKYTFTKLLQDVSKIDGLERIRFTSPHPLHMDDEFIEEFAKNPKISKCIHMPLQSGSTSVLKAMKRGYSKEWFLNRANKMRELVPNLRITTDIIVAFPGETQEDFLDTLDVVEQVKFDQIFNFKYSPRPGTEALNLKDKELPDEIGSQRLIDLIELHKRYLEESMPKLIGETLNILVESLKPNGEVSGYTDNYLQVFAKGSDELLGKFVNVKITDVTRTSLKGEVVN, via the coding sequence ATGAGTTCAAACAAAAAACTATTTATACAAACTTTAGGGTGTCAAATGAATGACACAGATAGTCAGCATATTCAAGCAGAGTTAGAAAAACATAAAGGTTATGTTGCTACACAAAATATTGAAGATGCTGATTTGATTATCATAAATACGTGTTCAGTTAGAGAAAAACCAGTTCAAAAACTTTTTTCTGAAATTGGACAGTTTAATAAAAAGAAAAAAGAAGGCGCAAAAATTGGTGTTTGTGGCTGTACAGCTTCACACTTAGGGCAAGATATTATAAAAAGAGCTCCTTATGTTGATTTTGTAGTTGGAGCTAGAAATATTTCAAAAATAAAAGATGTTGTTGATGTAAAAGGTGCAGTTGAAGTATCTATTGACAATGATGAATCAACTTATGAATTTTCAACTGCAAAAACAAATAAATATAGAGCAAGTGTAAATATCTCTGTTGGTTGTGACAAAAAGTGTACTTATTGTATTGTTCCAAGCACAAGGGGAGAAGAGATTTCTATCCCACCTGAAATGATAGTTGAACAAGTTCGTAAATCAGTTGAACAAGGTGCAGTTGAAGTTATGCTTTTAGGGCAAAATGTAAACTCTTATGGTAGAAGATTTAGTGATAAAAGAGAAAAATATACTTTTACTAAACTTTTACAAGATGTTTCAAAAATTGATGGTTTAGAAAGAATCAGATTTACTTCTCCTCACCCTTTACATATGGATGATGAGTTTATTGAAGAGTTTGCTAAAAATCCTAAAATTTCAAAATGTATTCATATGCCTTTACAAAGTGGTTCAACTTCTGTTTTAAAAGCTATGAAAAGAGGATATTCAAAAGAATGGTTTTTAAATAGAGCTAATAAGATGAGAGAACTTGTTCCAAACCTTAGAATTACAACTGATATTATCGTAGCATTTCCTGGTGAAACACAAGAAGATTTTCTTGATACTTTAGATGTTGTAGAACAAGTGAAATTTGATCAAATCTTTAATTTTAAATATTCACCAAGACCTGGAACTGAAGCTTTAAATTTAAAAGATAAAGAGCTTCCTGATGAGATTGGTAGTCAAAGATTGATTGATTTAATAGAATTACATAAAAGATATTTAGAAGAGTCTATGCCTAAATTAATTGGAGAAACTTTAAATATTTTAGTTGAAAGTCTTAAACCAAATGGTGAAGTAAGTGGATATACAGATAATTATCTACAAGTTTTTGCCAAAGGAAGTGATGAATTGCTTGGAAAATTTGTGAATGTAAAAATTACTGATGTAACAAGAACTTCGTTAAAAGGTGAAGTGGTAAATTAG
- a CDS encoding HP0268 family nuclease: MELLLARNELNEKPKKVQLDKIKEDLEKDGQKIFYFDKDNSHKDMMALVSALEKNGLNVYFREVRYGLADDEYMYEVHAL; encoded by the coding sequence ATGGAATTATTACTTGCAAGAAATGAGTTAAATGAAAAACCAAAAAAAGTGCAATTAGATAAAATTAAAGAGGATTTAGAAAAAGATGGTCAAAAAATTTTTTATTTTGACAAAGATAACTCTCATAAAGATATGATGGCTTTAGTAAGTGCTTTAGAAAAGAATGGATTAAACGTATATTTTAGAGAAGTAAGATATGGTTTGGCTGATGATGAATATATGTATGAGGTTCATGCACTTTAA
- the nusA gene encoding transcription termination factor NusA, which produces MDKIIDILDSIAYEKGLKIDDVENSLKEALIKTAQRMVDTTLIFDANIDRANKKLELFQKIEVVSKDDDRLKEGSLTKEGTPINPENYISLEEAKEINSDLDIGDFMSYELEFENMGRNAATILLSNFEFRLQRFVEENIVGKYKEKIGKTISGTVTRIDKSDNTYIEIGEIKGILQRKSRIKGEFFKVGDVVKAVVKSVNIDKTNGLLVEISRTSPKFLENLLVLEVPELKDKKIAIEASARIPGTRSKIALSTIDAQIDPIGAVVGVKGVRIGSVSKQLNGENIDCVEYSEIPEMFISRALSPAIVHSVKIEKNPENGEKGKAVVTIPSDQKSKAIGKAGLNIRLASMLTKYDIELIEIGSKTPTLNNETNIQVDEKTTDTASLEALFK; this is translated from the coding sequence ATGGATAAAATAATAGATATTTTAGATTCGATTGCTTATGAAAAAGGTCTAAAAATTGATGATGTTGAAAACTCACTAAAAGAAGCTTTAATAAAAACTGCTCAAAGAATGGTGGATACAACTTTAATTTTTGATGCAAATATTGATAGAGCAAATAAGAAACTTGAACTATTCCAAAAAATTGAAGTTGTTTCAAAAGATGATGATAGATTAAAAGAAGGGTCACTTACAAAAGAAGGAACGCCTATAAATCCAGAAAACTATATCTCTTTAGAAGAAGCAAAAGAGATTAACTCTGATTTAGATATTGGTGATTTTATGAGTTATGAATTAGAATTCGAAAATATGGGAAGAAATGCGGCAACAATTCTTTTAAGTAATTTTGAATTTAGACTTCAAAGATTTGTAGAAGAAAATATTGTTGGTAAATATAAGGAAAAAATAGGAAAAACTATTTCAGGAACAGTTACAAGAATTGATAAATCTGATAATACTTATATTGAAATTGGTGAAATAAAAGGTATTTTACAAAGAAAAAGTAGAATAAAAGGTGAGTTCTTTAAAGTTGGAGATGTTGTAAAAGCAGTTGTAAAAAGTGTAAACATCGATAAAACAAATGGTTTATTAGTTGAAATTTCAAGAACTAGCCCTAAATTTTTAGAAAATCTTTTAGTATTAGAAGTTCCTGAACTTAAAGATAAAAAAATTGCTATTGAAGCGAGTGCAAGAATTCCTGGAACTAGATCTAAAATTGCACTTTCAACAATTGACGCACAAATAGATCCAATTGGTGCAGTTGTTGGAGTAAAAGGAGTTAGAATTGGTTCGGTTTCAAAACAATTAAATGGAGAAAATATTGATTGTGTTGAATACTCTGAAATTCCAGAAATGTTTATTTCAAGAGCATTATCTCCTGCTATTGTGCATAGTGTAAAAATTGAAAAAAATCCAGAAAATGGAGAAAAAGGGAAAGCAGTAGTTACAATTCCAAGTGATCAAAAATCAAAAGCTATTGGAAAAGCTGGTTTAAATATCAGATTGGCTTCAATGTTAACAAAATATGATATTGAATTAATTGAAATTGGTTCAAAAACTCCTACGTTAAACAATGAAACTAATATTCAAGTAGATGAAAAAACAACTGATACTGCATCACTAGAAGCCTTATTTAAGTAA
- the cysS gene encoding cysteine--tRNA ligase, whose product MNTLHIFDSVKKEKVEFKPIQEGKVKIYVCGPTVYDDSHLGHARSAIAFDLLHRVLKTNDYEVIMTKNFTDIDDKIIKKMYETKKTLEDITNQYINAYKADMKALNILDNTIEPKATENLEIMKEMISNLISKDVAYKTSDSVYFDTSKDNLYGTLSHKSNDENSQARVEENQEKRNSADFALWKFEKVNDVSFDAPFGKGRPGWHIECSAMIEKHLAYKDSPYQIDIHAGGADLLFPHHENEAAQTRCSSGQNLAKYWMHNGFVNINGEKMSKSLGNSFFLKDVLKSYSGEVIRFYLMSTHYRADLSFNEEDLIASKKRLDKIYRLKKRVYGVEDSSVNKKFKEGILNALNDDINTSIALSVIDEMINSANDKLDSNPKDKNLKKELISNINFIEEALGIGGNDAYAYFQFGIDESTKEKIESLILKRNEAKKAKDFQTADKLRDELSAMDISLMDTVNGTVWEKL is encoded by the coding sequence ATGAATACTTTACATATCTTTGATTCAGTAAAAAAAGAGAAAGTAGAATTTAAACCTATTCAAGAAGGAAAGGTTAAAATCTACGTTTGTGGACCAACTGTTTATGATGATTCTCATTTAGGTCATGCAAGAAGTGCAATTGCCTTTGATTTACTTCATAGAGTTTTAAAAACAAATGATTATGAAGTAATTATGACAAAAAATTTTACGGATATTGACGATAAAATCATCAAAAAAATGTATGAAACAAAGAAAACATTAGAAGATATAACAAATCAATATATAAATGCTTATAAAGCTGATATGAAAGCTTTAAATATATTAGATAATACAATCGAACCAAAAGCTACTGAAAATCTTGAAATTATGAAAGAGATGATTTCAAACTTGATTTCAAAAGATGTAGCGTATAAAACAAGTGATAGTGTATATTTTGATACTTCAAAAGATAATTTATATGGAACTTTATCACATAAATCAAATGACGAAAATTCTCAAGCAAGAGTTGAAGAAAATCAAGAAAAAAGAAATTCTGCTGATTTTGCTTTATGGAAGTTTGAAAAAGTAAATGATGTAAGTTTTGATGCTCCATTTGGAAAAGGTCGTCCAGGTTGGCATATAGAGTGTAGTGCAATGATAGAAAAACATTTAGCATATAAAGATTCACCTTATCAAATTGATATTCATGCTGGAGGAGCTGATTTACTTTTTCCACACCATGAGAATGAAGCTGCACAAACAAGATGTTCAAGTGGACAAAACCTTGCAAAATATTGGATGCATAATGGTTTTGTAAATATAAATGGTGAAAAAATGAGTAAATCTTTAGGTAACTCTTTTTTCTTAAAAGATGTTTTAAAATCATATAGTGGTGAAGTAATTAGATTTTATCTAATGAGTACTCATTATAGAGCAGATTTGAGTTTTAATGAAGAAGATTTAATCGCTTCTAAAAAAAGACTTGATAAGATTTATAGGCTTAAAAAAAGAGTTTATGGAGTTGAAGATTCAAGTGTAAATAAAAAATTTAAAGAAGGTATTTTAAATGCTTTAAATGATGACATAAACACTTCAATTGCCCTTTCAGTAATTGATGAAATGATAAATAGTGCAAATGATAAACTAGATTCAAATCCCAAAGATAAAAATCTAAAAAAAGAGTTAATTTCAAATATTAATTTTATTGAAGAAGCTTTAGGAATTGGTGGAAACGATGCTTATGCTTATTTTCAATTTGGAATTGATGAATCAACAAAAGAAAAAATAGAAAGTTTAATTTTAAAAAGAAATGAAGCCAAAAAAGCTAAAGATTTTCAAACAGCTGACAAATTAAGAGATGAGCTTTCAGCTATGGATATTTCACTTATGGATACAGTAAATGGAACTGTTTGGGAAAAACTATAG
- the rpsR gene encoding 30S ribosomal protein S18, protein MAERRKYGKKYCKYTEMKVDFIDYKNTELLKLSMSERGKIMPRRLTGNSKNAQEMVEKAIKRARHMALVPYIVDTKNITDSAYARSFY, encoded by the coding sequence ATGGCTGAAAGAAGAAAATACGGAAAAAAATATTGTAAATATACTGAAATGAAAGTTGATTTCATTGATTATAAAAACACTGAGTTATTAAAATTATCTATGAGTGAAAGAGGTAAAATTATGCCTAGAAGACTTACTGGTAACTCTAAAAATGCTCAAGAAATGGTAGAAAAAGCAATCAAAAGAGCTAGACACATGGCTTTAGTTCCATATATTGTTGATACAAAAAATATCACAGATTCTGCATACGCAAGATCATTTTACTAA
- a CDS encoding single-stranded DNA-binding protein, with amino-acid sequence MYNKVIMVGNLTRDIELRYLPSGSAIAKSAIATSYKYKSATGEQKDEVCFLDFNIFGRSAEVANQYLKKGSKVLLEGRLVFEQWTAQDGSTRSRHSLRVDAMKMLDSKGSSEFAGDAQGYSPQQGSYNQPANQYDEPTSFDNSYGGMNQQKQKVEQRIPEIDIDEDEIPF; translated from the coding sequence ATGTATAATAAAGTAATTATGGTTGGAAATTTAACAAGAGATATTGAGTTAAGATATTTACCTTCAGGTTCAGCTATTGCAAAATCTGCAATTGCTACGTCTTATAAATATAAGTCAGCAACTGGTGAACAAAAAGATGAGGTATGTTTTTTAGATTTCAATATTTTTGGAAGATCTGCTGAAGTTGCTAATCAATACTTAAAAAAAGGTTCTAAAGTATTATTAGAAGGAAGACTTGTTTTTGAACAATGGACTGCACAAGATGGATCTACAAGAAGTAGACACTCTTTAAGAGTTGATGCTATGAAGATGTTAGATTCAAAAGGTAGTTCTGAATTTGCTGGAGATGCCCAAGGTTATAGTCCTCAACAAGGAAGTTATAATCAACCAGCAAATCAATATGACGAGCCAACTTCTTTTGACAACAGTTATGGTGGTATGAATCAACAAAAACAAAAAGTTGAGCAAAGAATACCTGAAATTGATATAGACGAAGACGAAATACCGTTTTAG
- the rpsF gene encoding 30S ribosomal protein S6, giving the protein MSKIKHYETMFILKPTLTEEETVAQIDGIKALIEKNGGEISSTDNVGIRELAYEIEKCKRGYYYVIYFKGNPSGIAEIERNYRNNENLIRFIFIKYDTKKEIASWTKMSDEAAKKATK; this is encoded by the coding sequence ATGTCAAAAATCAAACATTACGAAACAATGTTTATCTTAAAACCTACATTAACTGAAGAAGAAACTGTAGCGCAAATCGATGGAATAAAAGCTCTTATCGAAAAAAATGGTGGAGAAATCTCATCAACTGACAATGTTGGAATTAGAGAATTAGCTTATGAAATCGAAAAATGTAAAAGAGGTTACTACTATGTAATCTATTTTAAAGGTAACCCATCAGGAATTGCTGAAATCGAAAGAAATTATAGAAATAATGAAAATCTTATTAGATTTATTTTTATTAAATATGATACAAAAAAAGAGATCGCTTCTTGGACAAAAATGAGCGATGAGGCTGCTAAAAAAGCTACTAAGTAA
- the holA gene encoding DNA polymerase III subunit delta has protein sequence MYKNEFDNYLKQNKKFKVYMFYGQSTFLVEQYSLSIARMFGQDDEIEKLYFEEYDFKYAKDKLLQSSLFSSNNILFIKIDKKIPKKELDVLIEACNANPDSTLVIACMGDSDFKTMETSFSLKTNSACVRFFQPTDLEATKFLEYEAKMLQIQYEVSALNHLYFMHKNDLALCVNDLKKLAILDELITINIVDTHCFGIGSVNFEDFLYDLLAGKDISSDLSSILEEGMNEVFLLTQVTSFIQQLFMISSYARTLGQPNPKEILGYIPPKNIWEKKSKLAINIKPEVFQNMLEYLLDIELDFKTSKIENQNLYLQATLRKFTALFR, from the coding sequence ATGTATAAAAATGAATTTGATAACTATTTAAAACAAAATAAAAAATTTAAAGTGTATATGTTTTATGGGCAATCTACTTTTTTGGTTGAACAATATTCTTTATCTATTGCACGAATGTTTGGACAAGATGATGAAATAGAAAAATTATATTTTGAAGAATATGATTTTAAATATGCAAAAGATAAATTGTTGCAATCATCACTTTTTTCTTCAAACAACATTTTATTTATTAAAATAGATAAAAAAATTCCTAAAAAAGAGTTAGATGTTTTAATAGAAGCTTGTAATGCAAATCCTGATAGCACTTTGGTTATTGCTTGTATGGGTGATAGTGATTTTAAAACTATGGAAACTAGCTTTTCATTAAAAACTAATAGTGCATGCGTTCGATTTTTTCAACCAACTGATTTAGAAGCAACAAAATTTTTGGAATATGAAGCAAAAATGCTTCAAATTCAATATGAAGTTAGTGCTTTAAACCATTTATATTTTATGCATAAAAATGATTTAGCATTATGTGTGAATGATTTAAAAAAATTAGCAATTTTAGATGAACTTATTACTATAAATATTGTTGATACTCATTGTTTTGGAATAGGAAGTGTAAATTTTGAAGATTTTTTATATGATTTACTAGCTGGAAAAGATATAAGCAGTGATTTATCATCGATTTTAGAAGAAGGAATGAATGAAGTGTTTTTATTAACTCAAGTAACTTCTTTTATTCAACAATTGTTTATGATTAGCTCTTATGCTAGAACTTTAGGGCAACCAAATCCAAAAGAAATTTTAGGATATATTCCACCAAAAAATATTTGGGAAAAAAAATCAAAACTTGCAATTAATATAAAACCAGAAGTTTTTCAAAATATGTTAGAGTATTTATTGGATATTGAACTAGATTTTAAAACTTCAAAAATCGAAAATCAGAATTTATATTTACAAGCAACTCTAAGAAAGTTTACAGCTTTATTTAGATAA
- a CDS encoding flagellar assembly protein FliW, whose product MYKVVLPILGFEDIKTLKIEKLDDLISFLVLDDKTRISVVNIDGLSKVSFDFQIDKDVLEKLKINSREDFNIYFSVVAQNPVEHSIINLVSPILINEKEKLIGQYVTNEKVEPYLASINKCSTL is encoded by the coding sequence ATGTATAAAGTTGTACTTCCAATCTTAGGTTTTGAAGATATCAAAACTTTAAAAATTGAGAAATTAGATGATTTAATATCTTTTTTAGTTTTAGATGATAAAACTAGAATTTCTGTTGTGAATATTGATGGTTTAAGTAAAGTATCATTTGATTTTCAAATTGATAAAGACGTTTTAGAAAAGTTGAAAATTAACTCAAGAGAAGATTTCAATATTTATTTTTCAGTTGTTGCTCAAAATCCAGTTGAACACTCGATTATAAACCTTGTATCTCCAATTCTTATAAATGAAAAAGAGAAATTAATAGGGCAATATGTAACAAATGAAAAAGTTGAACCTTATTTAGCTTCTATTAATAAGTGTTCTACTTTATAA
- a CDS encoding RNB domain-containing ribonuclease, giving the protein MLKELFIKIQTNFKDYTKEELIEIEKFIKEEIVLRNANNEFELNSKYKIATLKIEKNFAILEDLVTPLKNIKIELDELNGAFDGDLVIAKRVFNPKSKIKAKIIKIISSKKAEILVYVKDRAFYTVKENIRIENKKALTFNENDVLVVDNKSFEVIKNVGNISDSKVDEFISLYLYKELYRLEKLDFEIDAKMDDKNQRVDLRELPFCTIDPNSAKDHDDAIYFDKDENILYVAIADVSYFVKEGSDLDKLAFKKSTSIYLPSRVLPMLPPILSEEMCSLKEGLDRYSFVFKLHLDLEKLSVKKAELFEAVINSHKNFSYGRIDRVIEGHLDLYSKLDKEIFDYLIPLYEITKKFRKKRLEKGYDFRTTENRLKLRNSELESIEVETSTASHQLIEECMLLANIEASKKVSNIAIFRVHEEPSFKAISKLVDDVNILGVNVKLQKDVHETITHIQKSAKTSMLSAEVDELIIQSQTQAKYSSKNLGHFGLGFSSYSHFTSPIRRYSDLVLHRILKTKQTPKNIDEICEHISLNERKVDQLVWDFEDRKYARWAYKHIGEELKVKVVDIEKAKAVCYEKIIGMKVILENYKGQKLFSKMRVKIKSADIVTKVIVANIL; this is encoded by the coding sequence TTGTTAAAAGAACTATTTATAAAAATACAAACAAACTTTAAAGATTATACAAAAGAAGAGTTAATTGAAATAGAAAAATTTATTAAAGAAGAGATTGTTTTAAGAAATGCAAATAATGAATTTGAGTTAAATTCAAAGTACAAAATAGCAACTTTAAAAATAGAAAAAAACTTTGCTATTTTAGAAGATTTAGTAACTCCTTTAAAAAATATAAAAATAGAATTAGATGAATTAAATGGTGCTTTTGATGGAGACTTAGTAATTGCAAAAAGAGTATTTAATCCAAAAAGTAAAATAAAAGCAAAGATTATAAAAATTATTAGTAGTAAAAAAGCAGAAATTTTAGTATATGTAAAAGATAGAGCTTTTTACACAGTAAAAGAAAATATAAGAATTGAAAATAAAAAAGCTTTAACATTTAATGAAAATGATGTTTTAGTTGTTGACAACAAATCTTTTGAAGTTATTAAAAATGTCGGTAATATAAGTGATTCTAAAGTAGATGAATTTATATCATTGTACCTTTACAAAGAGCTTTATAGATTAGAAAAACTTGATTTTGAAATAGATGCAAAAATGGATGATAAAAATCAAAGGGTTGATTTAAGAGAACTTCCATTTTGTACAATTGACCCAAATAGTGCAAAAGATCATGATGATGCAATATATTTTGATAAAGATGAAAATATTTTATATGTTGCTATTGCAGATGTTTCATATTTTGTAAAAGAAGGAAGTGATTTAGACAAACTTGCTTTTAAAAAATCAACATCAATTTATCTTCCAAGTAGAGTTTTACCAATGCTTCCTCCAATTTTAAGTGAAGAGATGTGCTCTTTAAAAGAGGGATTAGATAGATACTCATTTGTTTTTAAACTTCATTTAGATTTAGAAAAATTAAGTGTAAAAAAAGCTGAACTTTTTGAAGCAGTTATAAATTCGCATAAAAATTTTTCTTATGGAAGAATTGATAGAGTAATTGAAGGACATTTGGATTTATATTCAAAACTTGATAAAGAAATTTTTGATTATTTAATTCCTTTATATGAAATTACAAAAAAGTTTAGAAAAAAAAGACTTGAAAAAGGTTATGATTTTAGAACTACTGAAAATAGGTTAAAATTAAGAAATAGTGAACTTGAATCAATAGAAGTAGAAACTTCAACAGCTTCTCATCAACTAATTGAAGAGTGTATGCTTTTAGCAAATATTGAAGCTAGTAAAAAAGTATCAAATATTGCAATTTTTAGAGTTCATGAAGAGCCCTCATTTAAAGCAATTTCAAAACTTGTTGATGATGTAAATATTTTAGGAGTAAATGTAAAACTTCAAAAAGATGTTCATGAAACTATAACTCATATTCAAAAAAGTGCAAAAACTTCTATGTTAAGTGCAGAAGTTGATGAACTTATTATTCAATCTCAAACTCAAGCAAAATATAGTTCAAAAAATTTAGGGCATTTTGGTCTAGGATTTTCTTCTTATTCACATTTTACATCTCCAATTAGAAGATATTCAGATTTAGTTTTACATAGGATTTTGAAAACAAAACAGACACCAAAAAATATAGATGAAATTTGTGAACACATATCTTTAAATGAAAGAAAAGTAGATCAACTTGTTTGGGATTTCGAAGATAGAAAATACGCAAGATGGGCTTATAAACATATAGGTGAAGAGTTAAAAGTAAAAGTAGTTGATATCGAAAAAGCAAAAGCTGTTTGTTATGAAAAAATAATAGGAATGAAAGTTATATTAGAAAACTATAAAGGACAGAAACTATTTTCTAAAATGAGAGTGAAAATAAAATCTGCCGATATAGTAACAAAAGTTATCGTGGCTAATATATTATAA
- the ilvC gene encoding ketol-acid reductoisomerase codes for MRNFYYLEEKIMAINVFYDKDCNIDLIKSKKVAMIGFGSQGHAHAENLRDSGVEVIVGLRKDGSSWKKAEAKGFKVLTVAEATKIADVVMILLPDENQADIYANEIKPNLKDGAYLAFGHGFNIHYKRIIPCSKTNVMMIAPKAPGHTVRSEFVKGGGIPDLIAVHQDASGDTKQVALAYASAIGGGRTGIIETTFKDETETDLFGEQAVLCGGATALVQAGFETLVEAGYEPEMAYFECLHELKLIVDLMYEGGIADMRYSISNTAEYGDYVSGPRVINDESRAAMKQILKEIQNGVFAKDFILEGQAGYPRMNAERAYTKASLLEQTGVKLRNMMPWIASKKIVNQETN; via the coding sequence CTGCGAAATTTTTATTATTTAGAGGAAAAAATAATGGCAATAAATGTATTCTATGACAAAGATTGTAATATAGATTTAATCAAATCAAAAAAAGTTGCAATGATTGGTTTTGGTTCACAAGGACACGCACACGCTGAAAACTTAAGAGATTCTGGAGTTGAAGTTATCGTTGGATTAAGAAAAGATGGAAGTTCTTGGAAAAAAGCTGAAGCTAAAGGTTTCAAAGTTTTAACAGTAGCAGAAGCTACAAAAATTGCTGATGTTGTAATGATTTTATTACCAGATGAAAATCAAGCTGATATCTATGCAAATGAAATCAAACCAAACTTGAAAGATGGTGCATATTTAGCATTTGGTCATGGATTTAACATTCACTATAAAAGAATTATTCCTTGTTCAAAAACAAATGTTATGATGATCGCTCCAAAAGCTCCAGGACACACAGTAAGAAGTGAGTTCGTAAAAGGTGGAGGAATTCCTGATTTAATCGCAGTTCACCAAGATGCAAGCGGTGATACAAAACAAGTTGCGTTAGCATATGCAAGTGCAATTGGTGGAGGAAGAACTGGAATTATCGAAACAACTTTCAAAGATGAAACTGAAACAGATTTATTTGGAGAGCAAGCTGTACTTTGTGGTGGAGCAACTGCATTAGTTCAAGCTGGATTTGAAACTTTAGTTGAAGCTGGATATGAACCAGAAATGGCATACTTTGAGTGTTTACACGAATTAAAATTAATCGTTGACTTAATGTATGAAGGTGGAATTGCTGATATGAGATATTCTATTTCTAATACAGCTGAGTATGGAGATTATGTATCAGGACCTAGAGTTATCAATGATGAGTCAAGAGCTGCTATGAAACAAATCTTAAAAGAGATCCAAAATGGTGTATTTGCTAAAGACTTTATCTTAGAAGGTCAAGCTGGTTACCCAAGAATGAATGCTGAAAGAGCTTATACAAAAGCTTCTTTATTAGAACAAACAGGTGTTAAATTAAGAAATATGATGCCTTGGATTGCTTCTAAAAAAATAGTAAATCAAGAAACTAACTAA